In Pleurocapsa sp. PCC 7319, the following are encoded in one genomic region:
- a CDS encoding LapA family protein, whose translation MFLIASRLITLLAVSYLFGLLVAWLFSLFNASEGGDDFNRDDPDTPSPPNPEKIPNQKIAKKRLVEIDESYYLEEFDLSNKE comes from the coding sequence ATGTTTTTAATAGCATCGAGGCTTATAACTCTTCTAGCAGTCTCTTATCTATTTGGTTTGCTGGTAGCTTGGCTGTTTTCGTTGTTTAATGCTTCTGAAGGTGGTGATGATTTTAATCGTGATGATCCCGATACTCCCAGCCCTCCCAATCCTGAAAAAATCCCCAATCAAAAAATAGCAAAGAAACGGTTGGTGGAAATTGATGAGTCTTATTATCTTGAGGAATTTGATTTAAGCAACAAGGAGTAA
- a CDS encoding RNA-binding protein — MSIYVGNLSYEVNQEDLNEVFAEYGTVKRVHIPSDRETGRPRGFAFVEMESEANEDKAIEALDGAKWMDRDLKVNKARPREDNRNSGGRRNNRF, encoded by the coding sequence ATGTCAATTTACGTAGGCAATTTATCGTACGAAGTCAATCAAGAAGACTTAAATGAAGTCTTTGCCGAGTATGGAACCGTTAAACGGGTTCATATTCCCAGCGATCGCGAAACAGGTCGTCCACGGGGGTTTGCTTTTGTGGAAATGGAATCTGAAGCTAACGAAGATAAAGCTATTGAAGCTCTAGATGGAGCCAAATGGATGGATCGAGATCTAAAAGTTAATAAAGCTAGACCTCGTGAAGATAATAGAAATAGTGGTGGTCGTCGAAACAACCGCTTCTAA
- a CDS encoding ABC transporter substrate-binding protein, translated as MGLLNSLRILVTKWLTCVLVVILLIPLSACNPAALTANPNQPPQLVQAILSDPKTFNPVIAADATSSSVGRMIFDGLITENPLTGEIEPALAESWSISEDNLKIIHTLRPNLKWSDGHPLTAEDVVFTYNQLYLNPNIPSGMRDILKIGESKSLPQVRKLNDLQVEFALSEPFAPFLGITGATILPAHILRKTIEQKDRDGKLKFLSTWTVDTSPEEIVASSAYKLKSYATNQRLVFEENPYYWKKEVVSKDIPYIERVVWEIVESTDTSLLQFRSGSLDSISVSPEYFSLLKKEQDKGNFEIYNGGPDYGTNYIVFNLNTGKRNGKPLVAPRKSRWFNNVKFRQAVAYAINRPRMVKNIYRGLGQPQHSFISVQSPFADASLQGYDYNPEKAKQLLKEAGFKYNQKNQLLDSEGNRVSFTLNTNAGNKIRETMGNQVEEDLEAIGMDVNFRTINFNVLIGKTSGSLDWECILLGLTGGNEPNNGANVWFTDGNLHMFNQKPAPGQNPIEGRTISDWEEKIDRLFIKGARELDEDKRKAIYAEIQQLVSDNVPFIYLVNPKALGAVRNKIEGVEYSALGGAFWNLEELKIIE; from the coding sequence TTGGGTTTACTAAACTCTCTCCGAATTCTGGTAACAAAATGGCTGACTTGTGTTTTGGTTGTGATCTTGTTAATTCCGCTATCAGCCTGTAATCCAGCAGCTCTCACTGCCAACCCCAATCAACCACCCCAATTAGTTCAGGCAATTCTGAGCGATCCCAAGACCTTTAACCCAGTGATAGCCGCGGATGCTACTAGCAGTAGTGTAGGAAGGATGATTTTTGATGGTTTAATTACTGAAAATCCCCTTACAGGAGAAATTGAACCTGCTTTAGCCGAATCGTGGTCAATTTCCGAGGATAATTTGAAAATCATTCATACTCTAAGACCAAATCTCAAGTGGTCTGACGGTCATCCCTTAACGGCAGAGGATGTTGTCTTTACTTACAATCAACTCTATCTCAATCCCAATATTCCCTCGGGGATGAGAGATATACTCAAAATTGGCGAAAGTAAATCCTTACCCCAAGTTCGTAAACTTAATGATTTACAGGTTGAGTTTGCTCTTTCTGAACCTTTTGCACCATTTCTGGGTATTACAGGAGCAACAATTTTGCCTGCTCATATTTTGCGAAAAACTATTGAACAAAAAGATCGAGATGGCAAATTAAAATTCTTATCCACCTGGACAGTAGATACTTCTCCAGAAGAAATCGTTGCCAGTAGTGCCTACAAACTAAAGAGTTACGCTACTAATCAACGATTAGTATTTGAAGAGAATCCCTATTACTGGAAAAAAGAAGTAGTTAGCAAAGATATACCCTATATTGAGCGGGTAGTCTGGGAAATTGTTGAGTCTACCGATACATCACTACTACAGTTTCGCTCGGGTAGTTTAGATTCCATTAGTGTTTCTCCTGAATATTTTTCCCTATTAAAAAAAGAGCAGGATAAAGGAAATTTTGAAATTTACAACGGCGGTCCTGATTATGGCACCAATTACATAGTCTTTAACTTAAATACAGGTAAGAGAAATGGTAAACCCTTAGTTGCTCCCAGAAAATCTCGTTGGTTTAATAATGTAAAATTTCGACAAGCTGTAGCTTATGCCATTAACCGTCCCAGAATGGTAAAAAATATTTATCGTGGTTTAGGACAACCCCAACACTCTTTTATTTCAGTTCAGTCTCCTTTTGCTGATGCTAGTTTGCAAGGCTATGATTATAATCCTGAAAAAGCCAAACAGTTATTAAAAGAAGCAGGGTTTAAATACAATCAAAAAAATCAATTGCTAGATTCCGAAGGTAATCGGGTTAGCTTTACATTAAATACCAATGCTGGTAACAAAATTCGAGAAACGATGGGTAATCAAGTCGAAGAAGATTTAGAAGCAATTGGGATGGATGTTAATTTTAGAACGATCAATTTCAATGTTCTGATTGGTAAAACAAGCGGCTCTTTAGACTGGGAATGTATTCTCCTAGGATTAACAGGGGGGAATGAACCAAATAATGGAGCAAACGTTTGGTTTACTGATGGCAACTTGCATATGTTTAATCAAAAACCTGCACCAGGACAAAACCCCATAGAAGGAAGAACAATCTCTGACTGGGAAGAAAAAATAGATCGATTATTTATTAAAGGTGCCAGAGAACTAGACGAAGACAAGCGCAAAGCCATCTATGCGGAAATTCAACAGTTGGTGTCAGATAATGTACCTTTTATCTACTTAGTAAATCCCAAAGCCCTAGGGGCAGTGCGTAACAAGATAGAAGGAGTTGAATATTCTGCCCTGGGCGGTGCTTTTTGGAATCTTGAGGAGTTAAAGATTATTGAATAA
- the galE gene encoding UDP-glucose 4-epimerase GalE yields the protein MAKILVTGGAGYIGSHTVKKLGEAGYEIVTYDNLSTGSAEAILYGKLVTGELNDTEHLAQIFAQHQFDAVLHFAASISVPESLEKPLAYYYNNTCNVVNLLNCCQEFGVNQFVFSSTAAVYGEIKESPVPESSPTLPINPYGQSKLMSEKIIRDYAQASDLKYVILRYFNVAGADSSGKIGQMGKKAAHLIKVGCDAALGIRPSASIFGTDYPTPDGTGIRDYIHVEDLASAHVDALAYLEQKETSQILNCGYGTGYSVREVLSKIREISGVNFQINETPRRPGDPACVVASGDKVRELLGWHPQHNSLDEIVSSALAWEKKKLSQPYLV from the coding sequence ATGGCAAAGATTTTAGTGACTGGCGGTGCTGGTTACATTGGTTCTCATACAGTTAAAAAGCTAGGAGAGGCAGGTTATGAGATTGTTACCTACGATAACCTGTCTACAGGTTCAGCTGAAGCAATATTGTATGGAAAATTGGTCACAGGAGAACTTAACGATACCGAACACTTAGCACAGATTTTTGCTCAACATCAATTTGATGCAGTGTTGCATTTTGCAGCTAGTATTTCTGTTCCTGAATCCTTAGAAAAGCCTTTAGCTTATTACTACAACAATACCTGCAACGTAGTTAATTTATTAAATTGTTGTCAGGAATTTGGCGTTAACCAGTTTGTTTTTTCTAGTACTGCTGCCGTATACGGGGAAATTAAAGAATCTCCTGTCCCAGAGTCATCTCCAACCTTGCCGATTAATCCCTACGGTCAATCAAAATTAATGAGCGAGAAGATTATTCGAGATTATGCTCAAGCTTCAGATCTGAAGTATGTTATATTGCGTTATTTTAATGTGGCTGGAGCAGATAGTTCGGGAAAAATTGGTCAAATGGGCAAAAAAGCAGCTCATTTAATCAAGGTAGGGTGTGATGCAGCTTTAGGTATACGACCCTCAGCCAGTATTTTTGGGACAGACTACCCTACCCCCGACGGTACGGGAATTCGCGACTATATTCACGTAGAAGACTTGGCCTCTGCTCACGTCGATGCTTTAGCTTATCTTGAGCAGAAAGAAACGAGCCAAATTCTCAATTGTGGCTATGGTACTGGTTACAGTGTAAGAGAAGTTTTATCTAAAATCAGAGAAATTTCTGGGGTAAACTTTCAGATTAATGAAACTCCTCGTCGACCAGGAGATCCTGCCTGTGTGGTAGCCTCAGGAGATAAAGTTCGCGAACTTCTTGGGTGGCACCCTCAGCATAATTCTTTGGATGAGATTGTTAGTTCTGCCCTAGCTTGGGAGAAGAAAAAATTAAGCCAACCATATTTGGTTTAA